A portion of the Acanthopagrus latus isolate v.2019 chromosome 21, fAcaLat1.1, whole genome shotgun sequence genome contains these proteins:
- the LOC119011071 gene encoding calcium-binding mitochondrial carrier protein Aralar1-like isoform X1 — protein sequence MAVKVQSTKRGDPSELKAVFQNYASVSDKDGERFMTPGDFVQRYLGLHTQIHHNPKTVQLIAAVADTTKDGLISFQEFLAFESVLCAPDALFIVAFQLFDKTGTGAISFENVRDIFSQTTVHHHIPFNWDCEFIRLHFGHDGKKDLSYLEFTQFLQELQLEHARQAFAQKDKGKNGVISSMDFSDIMATIRHHMLTPFVEENLVSAAGGSTSHMVSFSYFNAFNSLLNNMELIRKIYSTLAGTRKDTLVTKEEFVHAANKFGQITPMEIDILYQLSGLHSPSGRLNLSDIDRIAPLEEGCLPHHLAETQKQTHGDPSRSVLLQVAESAYRFTLGSIAGATGATAVYPIDLVKTRMQNQRSTGSFVGELMYKNSFDCAKKVLRYEGFFGFYRGLVPQLIGVAPEKAIKLTVNDFVRDKFTDKDDTIPFFAEVLAGGCAGGSQVIFTNPLEIVKIRLQVAGEITTGPRVSALSVVRDLGFFGLYKGAKACFLRDIPFSAIYFPAYAHLKSQFADEQGRLGALQLLTAGAIAGIPAASLVTPADVIKTRLQVAARAGQTTYTGVIDCFRKIMREEGFRALWKGAGARMCRSSPQFGVTLVTYELLQRWFYVDFGGHRPTGSEPTPKSRISELPPINSDHLGGYRLAAATFAGVENKFGLHLPKFKSSGVVSIHHPEPVTATPPQA from the exons ATGGCGGTCAAG gtgcaaTCCACCAAACGTGGGGACCCGAGTGAGCTGAAAGCAGTCTTCCAGAAC TATGCCAGTGTATCGgacaaagatggagagaggTTCATGACCCCGGGAGACTTTGTCCAGAGGTATCTAGGACTACACACGCAGATCCACCACAACCCCAAAACTGTACAGCTCATTGCTGCTGTGGCTGACACCACAAAGGACGG GCTCATCTCGTTCCAGGAGTTTCTTGCATTTGAATCAGTGTTGTGTGCACCCGACGCTCTCTTCATAGTAGCCTTCCAGCTGTTTGACAAGACCGGAACTGGAGCCATTTCGTTCG AGAATGTGCGGGACATCTTCAGCCAGACCACAGTGCACCACCACATTCCCTTCAACTGGGACTGCGAATTCATCCGTCTGCACTTTGGGCACGACGGCAAGAAGGACCTCAGCTACCTCGAGTTCACCCAGTTCCTGCAG gagctgcagctggagcatGCACGCCAGGCATTCGCCCAAAAGGACAAAGGCAAGAATGGCGTCATCTCCTCCATGGACTTCAGTGACATTATGGCCACCATCAGACACCACATGCTCACACCGTTTGTGGAGGAGAACCTTGTCTCA GCTGCAGGTGGCAGCACCTCACACATGGTTAGCTTCTCGTACTTCAATGCCTTCAACTCCCTCCTGAACAACATGGAGCTGATCCGCAAGATTTACAGCACACTGGCCGGCACGCGGAAGGACACGCTCGTCACCAAAG AGGAGTTTGTTCATGCTGCCAACAAGTTTGGTCAAATCACTCCCATGGAAATTGACATCCTGTACCAGCTGTCTGGCCTGCACTCCCCCTCTGG gCGCCTGAATCTTAGTGACATTGACAGGATAGCTCCATTAGAGGAAGGATGTCTGCCCCATCACCTGGCTGAAACCCAAAAACAG ACCCATGGGGACCCTTCCAGGTCTGTGTTGCTCCAGGTTGCAGAGTCGGCCTACAGATTCACCCTGGGCTCTATTGCTGGAG CTACGGGAGCGACGGCCGTGTATCCCATCGACTTGGTGAAGACTCGTATGCAGAACCAGAGGTCCACGGGATCCTTCGTCGGAGAGCTGATGTACAAGAACAGCTTTGACTGTGCTAAGAAGGTGCTTCGTTACGAGGGCTTCTTCGGCTTCTATAGAG GTCTGGTTCCTCAGCTTATAGGTGTGGCACCTGAGAAGGCTATCAAACTCACA GTTAACGACTTTGTAAGAGACAAGTTCACTGACAAAGACGACACTATTCCTTTCTTTGCTGAGGTTCTCGCCGGTGGCTGT GCTGGAGGCTCTCAGGTGATCTTTACCAACCCTCTGGAGATTGTGAAGATTCGCCTGCAGGTGGCGGGCGAGATCACCACCGGACCTCGAGTCAGCGCGCTCAGCGTGGTCCGTGACCTGGGCTTCTTCGGCCTTTACAAG GGTGCTAAAGCATGTTTCCTGAGAGACATCCCCTTCTCAGCCATCTATTTCCCGGCGTACGCCCACCTCAAGTCCCAGTTTGCTGACGAACAAGGCAGGCTGGGAGCTCTGCAGCTTCTCACTGCTGGAGCGATTGCAG GTATCCCTGCCGCCTCCCTCGTGACGCCTGCCGATGTCATCAAGACACGTCTGCAGGTTGCAGCGAGGGCCGGACAGACCACTTACACTGGGGTCATCGATTGCTTCAGGAAGATCATGAGAGAGGAAGGGTTCAGGGCTTTGTGGAAGGGAgctggag ctCGTATGTGCCGGTCTTCTCCTCAGTTTGGTGTGACCCTGGTGACTTATGAGCTCTTACAGCGGTGGTTCTACGTTGACTTCGGTGGACA TCGTCCAACAGGATCTGAGCCCACACCCAAGTCCCGCATCTCCGAGCTTCCTCCCATCAACTCCGACCATCTCGGAGGCTACCGCCTGGCCGCAGCCACCTTTGCCGGGGTGGAGAACAAATTTGGCCTTCACCTCCCTAAATTCAAGTCCTCCGGCGTGGTTTCCATTCATCACCCGGAGCCGGTCACTGCCACACCACCTCAGGCCTAG
- the LOC119011071 gene encoding calcium-binding mitochondrial carrier protein Aralar1-like isoform X2: protein MTPGDFVQRYLGLHTQIHHNPKTVQLIAAVADTTKDGLISFQEFLAFESVLCAPDALFIVAFQLFDKTGTGAISFENVRDIFSQTTVHHHIPFNWDCEFIRLHFGHDGKKDLSYLEFTQFLQELQLEHARQAFAQKDKGKNGVISSMDFSDIMATIRHHMLTPFVEENLVSAAGGSTSHMVSFSYFNAFNSLLNNMELIRKIYSTLAGTRKDTLVTKEEFVHAANKFGQITPMEIDILYQLSGLHSPSGRLNLSDIDRIAPLEEGCLPHHLAETQKQTHGDPSRSVLLQVAESAYRFTLGSIAGATGATAVYPIDLVKTRMQNQRSTGSFVGELMYKNSFDCAKKVLRYEGFFGFYRGLVPQLIGVAPEKAIKLTVNDFVRDKFTDKDDTIPFFAEVLAGGCAGGSQVIFTNPLEIVKIRLQVAGEITTGPRVSALSVVRDLGFFGLYKGAKACFLRDIPFSAIYFPAYAHLKSQFADEQGRLGALQLLTAGAIAGIPAASLVTPADVIKTRLQVAARAGQTTYTGVIDCFRKIMREEGFRALWKGAGARMCRSSPQFGVTLVTYELLQRWFYVDFGGHRPTGSEPTPKSRISELPPINSDHLGGYRLAAATFAGVENKFGLHLPKFKSSGVVSIHHPEPVTATPPQA, encoded by the exons ATGACCCCGGGAGACTTTGTCCAGAGGTATCTAGGACTACACACGCAGATCCACCACAACCCCAAAACTGTACAGCTCATTGCTGCTGTGGCTGACACCACAAAGGACGG GCTCATCTCGTTCCAGGAGTTTCTTGCATTTGAATCAGTGTTGTGTGCACCCGACGCTCTCTTCATAGTAGCCTTCCAGCTGTTTGACAAGACCGGAACTGGAGCCATTTCGTTCG AGAATGTGCGGGACATCTTCAGCCAGACCACAGTGCACCACCACATTCCCTTCAACTGGGACTGCGAATTCATCCGTCTGCACTTTGGGCACGACGGCAAGAAGGACCTCAGCTACCTCGAGTTCACCCAGTTCCTGCAG gagctgcagctggagcatGCACGCCAGGCATTCGCCCAAAAGGACAAAGGCAAGAATGGCGTCATCTCCTCCATGGACTTCAGTGACATTATGGCCACCATCAGACACCACATGCTCACACCGTTTGTGGAGGAGAACCTTGTCTCA GCTGCAGGTGGCAGCACCTCACACATGGTTAGCTTCTCGTACTTCAATGCCTTCAACTCCCTCCTGAACAACATGGAGCTGATCCGCAAGATTTACAGCACACTGGCCGGCACGCGGAAGGACACGCTCGTCACCAAAG AGGAGTTTGTTCATGCTGCCAACAAGTTTGGTCAAATCACTCCCATGGAAATTGACATCCTGTACCAGCTGTCTGGCCTGCACTCCCCCTCTGG gCGCCTGAATCTTAGTGACATTGACAGGATAGCTCCATTAGAGGAAGGATGTCTGCCCCATCACCTGGCTGAAACCCAAAAACAG ACCCATGGGGACCCTTCCAGGTCTGTGTTGCTCCAGGTTGCAGAGTCGGCCTACAGATTCACCCTGGGCTCTATTGCTGGAG CTACGGGAGCGACGGCCGTGTATCCCATCGACTTGGTGAAGACTCGTATGCAGAACCAGAGGTCCACGGGATCCTTCGTCGGAGAGCTGATGTACAAGAACAGCTTTGACTGTGCTAAGAAGGTGCTTCGTTACGAGGGCTTCTTCGGCTTCTATAGAG GTCTGGTTCCTCAGCTTATAGGTGTGGCACCTGAGAAGGCTATCAAACTCACA GTTAACGACTTTGTAAGAGACAAGTTCACTGACAAAGACGACACTATTCCTTTCTTTGCTGAGGTTCTCGCCGGTGGCTGT GCTGGAGGCTCTCAGGTGATCTTTACCAACCCTCTGGAGATTGTGAAGATTCGCCTGCAGGTGGCGGGCGAGATCACCACCGGACCTCGAGTCAGCGCGCTCAGCGTGGTCCGTGACCTGGGCTTCTTCGGCCTTTACAAG GGTGCTAAAGCATGTTTCCTGAGAGACATCCCCTTCTCAGCCATCTATTTCCCGGCGTACGCCCACCTCAAGTCCCAGTTTGCTGACGAACAAGGCAGGCTGGGAGCTCTGCAGCTTCTCACTGCTGGAGCGATTGCAG GTATCCCTGCCGCCTCCCTCGTGACGCCTGCCGATGTCATCAAGACACGTCTGCAGGTTGCAGCGAGGGCCGGACAGACCACTTACACTGGGGTCATCGATTGCTTCAGGAAGATCATGAGAGAGGAAGGGTTCAGGGCTTTGTGGAAGGGAgctggag ctCGTATGTGCCGGTCTTCTCCTCAGTTTGGTGTGACCCTGGTGACTTATGAGCTCTTACAGCGGTGGTTCTACGTTGACTTCGGTGGACA TCGTCCAACAGGATCTGAGCCCACACCCAAGTCCCGCATCTCCGAGCTTCCTCCCATCAACTCCGACCATCTCGGAGGCTACCGCCTGGCCGCAGCCACCTTTGCCGGGGTGGAGAACAAATTTGGCCTTCACCTCCCTAAATTCAAGTCCTCCGGCGTGGTTTCCATTCATCACCCGGAGCCGGTCACTGCCACACCACCTCAGGCCTAG